Proteins encoded in a region of the Quercus lobata isolate SW786 chromosome 8, ValleyOak3.0 Primary Assembly, whole genome shotgun sequence genome:
- the LOC115958004 gene encoding myb family transcription factor PHL5-like: MPRLISKHESDKAMDDFSQLYCTEPPLITPAMNDPFKSLASAFHAAESYMEFQQKYEHQDGNSPSASQFPTYDSHILSSCQSSGDNNCSTDSAEQSSSNFDFKDSLQSLVKSHLCSNYYCSSSEMSNMVPSNNSSKPFPHDQNMLLCENAAFVRRQLLVPDHANQALNVCHSSSTRPAPSNKKRIKWTQDLHEQFVKCVNRLGGAEKATPKAILELMDTNLLTIFNVKSHLQKYRTAVHMPDYSVEEISERRTRADGRIPDQLPIKISMQMKETLQLQLEVERSLNEQLEVQQNLQLLIEEQQRQLKMMLGQKKKNSKSLFKSQNSDLSSQRQSDQCASSEGF; encoded by the exons ATGCCAAGATTGATTTCCAAACACGAATCTGACAAAGCCATGGATGATTTTTCCCAACTATATTGCACTGAACCTCCATTGATTACTCCAGCCATGAATGATCCTTTCAAGTCACTAGCCTCAGCCTTTCACGCAGCTGAAAGTTACATggaatttcaacaaaaatatgagCATCAAGATGGCAATTCTCCTTCGGCCTCACAATTTCCTACTTACGATTCACACATCTTGTCTTCGTGTCAATCTTCTGGGGATAATAACTGTTCCACTGATTCAGCTGAGCAATCTAGCTCCAACTTTGACTTCAAGGACTCCTTGCAGTCGCTCGTGAAATCTCACTTGTGCAGCAATTATTACTGTTCTTCTTCAGAGATGTCTAATATGGTTCCAAGCAACAATAGCAGCAAGCCTTTTCCACATGACCAAAACATGTTGCTTTGTGAGAATGCAGCCTTTGTCAGGAGGCAACTTTTGGTTCCTGATCATGCAAATCAGGCTCTTAAT GTTTGTCACAGTTCATCAACCAGGCCAGCTCCATCAAATAAAAAACGAATCAAATGGACTCAAGATCTTCATGAGCAGTTCGTCAAGTGTGTTAATCGCCTTGGTGGTGCTGAGA AGGCAACACCAAAAGCAATATTGGAGTTGATGGACACAAATTTATTGACTATATTTAACGTGAAAAGCCATTTGCAG AAATATCGAACTGCTGTACACATGCCAGACTACTCTGTCGAGG AAATATCTGAGAGAAGAACAAGGGCAGATGGCCGCATACCTGATCAGCTCCctataaaaat TAGTATGCAAATGAAGGAGACGTTGCAACTGCAACTTGAAGTGGAGAGGAGTCTTAATGAACAATTAGAG GTTCAGCAAAATTTACAGTTGTTGATTGAAGAACAACAGAGGCAGCTCAAAATGATGTTAggccagaaaaagaaaaattccaagAGCTTGTTCAAGTCTCAGAACTCAGATCTTTCATCCCAAAGGCAAAGTGACCAATGTGCAAGTTCTGAAGGCTTTTAG